One stretch of Poecilia reticulata strain Guanapo linkage group LG21, Guppy_female_1.0+MT, whole genome shotgun sequence DNA includes these proteins:
- the msraa gene encoding mitochondrial peptide methionine sulfoxide reductase isoform X1: MVSSSRLRLVWRHFINSRMGDMASKTQMPTPETALPGRADSVKVSAKHDVNGNRTIPPFPEGTQMVMFGMGCFWGAERKFWREKGVYSTQVGYSGGYTPNATYEEVCTGRTGHTEVVRVVYHPEEISFNSLLKVFWESHDPTQGMRQGNDVGTTYRSAIYAYTQQQLEEALASKDQYQKGQWEEEDNIRGRTDGLQLEFYLKAKLRCCRTGGQKETNSQSEMGLAERLTETKEITTKQPSPGTNAAEKSCKQKMLQSQKIETKNTAYSKSNSKCETLLHKSPPYH, encoded by the exons ATGGTCTCCTCCTCCAGGCTGCGTTTGGTTTGGCGTCACTTCATCAACAGTAGAATGGGAGACATGGCCTCCAAAACACAGATGCCAACCCCAGAGACAGCGCTACCAGGCCGGGCCGACAGCGTCAAAGTCTCCG CCAAACATGATGTGAATGGAAACAGGACTATTCCGCCCTTTCCAGAGGGGACACAGATGGTGATGTTTG GCATGGGCTGCTTCTGGGGAGCAGAGAGGAAGTTTTGGAGAGAGAAGGGAGTTTACTCCACCCAAGTGGGCTACTCTGGCGGCTACACGCCCAACGCCACGTACGAGGAAGTGTGCACAG GCAGAACTGGACACACTGAGGTGGTGCGAGTTGTTTACCATCCAGAGGAGATCAGCTTCAACAGCCTGCTGAAGGTTTTCTGGGAAAGTCACGATCCGACTCAAG gaaTGCGTCAGGGGAACGATGTCGGGACAACGTACCGCTCTGCCATCTACGCCTACACTCAGCAGCAGCTTGAGGAAGCGTTGGCCTCCAAGGATCAGTACCAGAAG ggtcaGTGGGAAGAGGAGGACAACATCAGGGGTCGGACAGATGGATTGCAattagagttttatttaaaggcgAAACTGAGATGCTGCAGAACAGGCGGTCAAAAGGAAACCAATTCACAAAGCGAAATGGGCCTGGCAGAGCGGCTCACTGAGACAAAAGAG ATAACCACAAAACAGCCTTCACCAGGgacaaatgcagcagaaaaaagctgcaaacaaaaaatgttgcaatcacagaaaatagaaacaaaaaataccGCATATAGCAAGAGCAACAGCAAGTGTGAAACTTTGCTCCACAAAAGTCCTCCATACCACTAG
- the msraa gene encoding mitochondrial peptide methionine sulfoxide reductase isoform X6, with protein MVMFGMGCFWGAERKFWREKGVYSTQVGYSGGYTPNATYEEVCTGRTGHTEVVRVVYHPEEISFNSLLKVFWESHDPTQGMRQGNDVGTTYRSAIYAYTQQQLEEALASKDQYQKGQWEEEDNIRGRTDGLQLEFYLKAKLRCCRTGGQKETNSQSEMGLAERLTETKEITTKQPSPGTNAAEKSCKQKMLQSQKIETKNTAYSKSNSKCETLLHKSPPYH; from the exons ATGGTGATGTTTG GCATGGGCTGCTTCTGGGGAGCAGAGAGGAAGTTTTGGAGAGAGAAGGGAGTTTACTCCACCCAAGTGGGCTACTCTGGCGGCTACACGCCCAACGCCACGTACGAGGAAGTGTGCACAG GCAGAACTGGACACACTGAGGTGGTGCGAGTTGTTTACCATCCAGAGGAGATCAGCTTCAACAGCCTGCTGAAGGTTTTCTGGGAAAGTCACGATCCGACTCAAG gaaTGCGTCAGGGGAACGATGTCGGGACAACGTACCGCTCTGCCATCTACGCCTACACTCAGCAGCAGCTTGAGGAAGCGTTGGCCTCCAAGGATCAGTACCAGAAG ggtcaGTGGGAAGAGGAGGACAACATCAGGGGTCGGACAGATGGATTGCAattagagttttatttaaaggcgAAACTGAGATGCTGCAGAACAGGCGGTCAAAAGGAAACCAATTCACAAAGCGAAATGGGCCTGGCAGAGCGGCTCACTGAGACAAAAGAG ATAACCACAAAACAGCCTTCACCAGGgacaaatgcagcagaaaaaagctgcaaacaaaaaatgttgcaatcacagaaaatagaaacaaaaaataccGCATATAGCAAGAGCAACAGCAAGTGTGAAACTTTGCTCCACAAAAGTCCTCCATACCACTAG
- the msraa gene encoding mitochondrial peptide methionine sulfoxide reductase isoform X4 yields the protein MVSSSRLRLVWRHFINSRMGDMASKTQMPTPETALPGRADSVKVSAKHDVNGNRTIPPFPEGTQMVMFGMGCFWGAERKFWREKGVYSTQVGYSGGYTPNATYEEVCTGRTGHTEVVRVVYHPEEISFNSLLKVFWESHDPTQGMRQGNDVGTTYRSAIYAYTQQQLEEALASKDQYQKGQWEEEDNIRGRTDGLQLEFYLKAKLRCCRTGGQKETNSQSEMGLAERLTETKEMIQCNSTSLTEEKTTKRAK from the exons ATGGTCTCCTCCTCCAGGCTGCGTTTGGTTTGGCGTCACTTCATCAACAGTAGAATGGGAGACATGGCCTCCAAAACACAGATGCCAACCCCAGAGACAGCGCTACCAGGCCGGGCCGACAGCGTCAAAGTCTCCG CCAAACATGATGTGAATGGAAACAGGACTATTCCGCCCTTTCCAGAGGGGACACAGATGGTGATGTTTG GCATGGGCTGCTTCTGGGGAGCAGAGAGGAAGTTTTGGAGAGAGAAGGGAGTTTACTCCACCCAAGTGGGCTACTCTGGCGGCTACACGCCCAACGCCACGTACGAGGAAGTGTGCACAG GCAGAACTGGACACACTGAGGTGGTGCGAGTTGTTTACCATCCAGAGGAGATCAGCTTCAACAGCCTGCTGAAGGTTTTCTGGGAAAGTCACGATCCGACTCAAG gaaTGCGTCAGGGGAACGATGTCGGGACAACGTACCGCTCTGCCATCTACGCCTACACTCAGCAGCAGCTTGAGGAAGCGTTGGCCTCCAAGGATCAGTACCAGAAG ggtcaGTGGGAAGAGGAGGACAACATCAGGGGTCGGACAGATGGATTGCAattagagttttatttaaaggcgAAACTGAGATGCTGCAGAACAGGCGGTCAAAAGGAAACCAATTCACAAAGCGAAATGGGCCTGGCAGAGCGGCTCACTGAGACAAAAGAGATGATCCAATGTAACAGCACGAGCCTGACTGAagagaaaacaaccaaaagagCTAAATAA